In the Breoghania sp. genome, CGGGCAAACTCGCGGCGGGGCGCAGCTGAGGTCTCAAGGCTTGCGCGACGTCGTCAATTTGTGAGTGCGAATGAAATGAAAAGGCGCCCCGTCAGGAGGGCGCCTTTTTCATGTCCGGGATCTGAAACCCGGTTCAATCCTTCATGCGCAGGTCAAGCAGGCCGATGCCGAAGAGGCGGTCTCGCGAATATTCCAGATGCGCGCGCATATGCGCCTCCGCATCCTCGGCGCGCTGGTCGCGGATGGCTTCATAGATGTTGGTGTGTTCTTCCAGAACGCGCTCCAGCGCCTTTGCCCCATCGGTCATTAGCGATTGGCCATGCAGCTTCATGCCCACATGGATGTGCTCGCGCAGGGCCCGCACGGCGGCCTCGTAATACTGGTTGTTGGCGGCCTTGGTGATGGCGAGGTGGAAGGTGAAATCCGCATCCTCGCGGTGTTCCTGGCTGCCGGTGGCAACGCGCATCAGATCCAGCGCATCCTTGATCTCCGCAAGCGAGGCGCTGCCGCGCCGGTCGGCTGCGAAACGGGTTGCGGCGGTCTCGATCGTGATGCGGAATTCATAGCAGCGTTGAACGTCGGCCAGTGTCTCCACGCGGGCAAAACCCACCGGGTTTGAACTTGCCGCGCGCACGAAATTGCCCGCGCCCTGACGCGAATAGATCACGCCTTCGGTGCGCAGCTTCTCAAGCGCCATGCGCAGCACCGGCCGGGAAACGCCGAACTCGTTCGCCAGCGTGTTCTCCGAGGGCAGCTTCTGGTTTACCGGGTATTCGCCATTGCTGATGCGGCTGTACAGCGAATGGTAGACACGATCCGCCAGTGTCAGTTTGGGCTTTTCGCGCGTCTCTTTCATCGCTCTGGCTTTCAAATGGTGCCTCTTCACATCGCTTTGGCGGGTGAAGTTACAAGTTTATTGACAAGTTTCACAAGGGTATCTGCTTCACCGAAGCCGCCGGACTTGGTGATAAAGGTCAGGCCGGGCATTCCATCGAGCATGCGCGAGACCGGCAGTCCGGGAAGGACTTCGCCATCGACCTCAACAAGTCCGCAGCCGATCCGATGTGCAATCGCCGCCGCCGTCTCGCCCCCGCAGGCAAGCAATGCCCGTGGCGGACGGCGCTGGAGGCGCGAAGCGATCCCGGCTGCGAATGCCGTTCCTGCGGCCACGCTGTCAATGGTCTCGTGCCCTGCCGTCATCTGGATGATTTCGGGCTCCGCGCCGGTTTCTGCCGTCTCCGGCACATGGCCATTCGGCGCGGCCAGGCCATCCAGATCTGTCATCTGCGCAACGGTCACGGGATCGCGCGAGCCTATGGCGAAGAGGGCCGGAGCGGGCAGGGTGGCGATCTCGGGCTGAATCGGGGTTTTTGCAAAGCGGCGGGCAACGGCTTGCGCCAGACCGGCGGCTCCCACCAGCAGCGGCAGCTGACCGTCATCGGCCAGCGCGGCTTTCAGCGCGGCATCGATATCGGCGTCGCTGGTTGCTTCCGGCACGGCGGATGGCTGGCATCCCGTCGTCTTTGCAATATCGATGGGCGTGTCCACGCCCGCTCCGCAAACAGCGCCGTTTTTTACAAGTCGGCCCAGGCGCGGAATGGCGGGGCAGACAAGCATCCCTTCGCTCCGGCCTGCCAGAACCGCAAGCTCGGCGCGCACATGGCCCTTGAGGCGGCTGTCGACCTTCTTGAAAATGATCGCGTTGCGGAATGCGCAATCCTCCCGCGCACCTGACAAGATGTCTTCCAGACGCCGAATGGCTTCTTTTTCAGCCAATTCCCGGCTGTTCGTCGAGACGGAAATGACATCGGGGGCCTCGGCGAGCGCATCTGAAAGCCGCTCCGGCGACAAGGCGCACAGCACCCGGAAACCGTGCCGCGCAAAGGCAACGGAACTGTCAAGTGCGCCGGTCAGGTCGTCTGCGATGATAAGAAGTTTCATGCCGTTCTTGCTCGTTCGTGCGTCGCGTCATGGTACAAGTTGTTTACTTGTAAGACAATTGAATCCCATCAGAATTTGCCTGGATTCCGATGTCCGGGAACGGAGCGCAAATGGCCCGGCTGGCCGTCTCGCCGGGGGCAAAAACAGCCGGTTGTGGACGGGATTTTCTGGGCAGGGCTTGCAAGGACCCGCTGTCCTGTGTGACGCCTGACGCAAAGCATGGCAGGGGCGAGGGCCCGAAAAGCGCGAGGCACAGGCGATGGAGATGACGGATCTGGGAATTGGTCGGACCGAGGACCGGTTCTTTCCTTTCGATGCCGTGCGGGTGGCGGCGCAGCGCGTCTTGAACGCGGACAATCGCCATGCCTTCCAGTACGCGCCGTCGGAAGGGTTGACGGAGATGCGTCAGGAGCTCGCCCGCTACCTCACCGCCCGAACGGGAAGGAAGGTGAGTGCTGAGAATCTTCTGATGACCAATGGTGCATCGCATGCGCTGGATCTCGTCCTGAAGAAGCTGGTGCCTGCGGGAAGCGCCGTCGCGGTGGATGATCCGACCTATTTCTTTGCGCTCAACATCCTGCGTGACTGGGATATCGACCTGAGGCCCATCCCGGTGCGCGAGGATGGTCTGGATCTCGACCGTCTGGAGCATGAGATCCGCACCCGCGATGTGAAGATGCTTTACACCATCCCGATCCATCACAACCCGACGGGCCGGATGTTCTCGCGGGAAAACCGCGAAGGCATCGTTGCCCTTGCCGAGCGCCATGGCGTGATCGTGGCCAGTGACGAGGTTTATCAGTTCGTCGGCGATGAGGTGCAGGAAAGCCTCTTCACGGGCAACGAAGCGAACATCCTTTCCATCGGCTCCTTCGCCAAGACGCTTGCCTCCGGCGTCCGCACGGGCTGGATACACGGGCCTAGGCCGCTCATCGACAGGCTGGCCAAGTGCGGGGTGCTGATCAGCGGAGGCGGCGTGGCGCCCGTCATGTCTCTGGTCCTGGCGCAGATGCTGGCCAGCGGGACGCAGGACGAGGTGCTGGCGAGCCTGAACGCTGTCTATAACGCCCGAAGACGCGCGCTTTGTGCGGTTCTGGAGCGCGATTTGCCTCAGGAGGTGCGCTTCGCCGCGCCCACAGGCGGGTTCTTCTGCTGGCTGGAAGCGCCCGAGGATCTCGACATGCCGGCCGTCCTTGCCGAGGCGCAGCGCCGGGGTGTTTCCTTCCGGCTCGGTTCGGATTGTTCAAGCGCTGGAAATTTCGCCAACTGCATCCGGCTGGGCTTCAGCTATTACGAGGAGGCGCGTCTGGAGGCGGCCGGGGCGATCTTGTGCGATGTGCTGAAAAAGGCGCTGGCGGCGCGGTAGCCGCCCTAGGGTGTGGACCCATAGATGAGCCGCGAATGGCGGCGAAAAGGCGACGAGATACGAGGAGAGACGGGCAGAGCGGGCTTTGCGCCCGCTCAAGCGGCGCGACACCGCAGGTCGAAGCCGTTTCACCGTCCTGCCGGATTTGGTTGAGCGATCCGGCTGCGTCGTTGCAGCCCCTTGAAAACCAGAGGGTGTCCTGCGGGCTCGCGCCTCGCATCCGAACCGCTCAACCAAACCACTCGCAGCTCATCTATGGGGCCACACCCTAGTCCAGATCGTTCGGGATAACGCGCTTCTTGATGTAGTCCTGATAGACGAAAACGGAGGCGACCAAGCCCGCTCCAAGCCAGTTGCGGGCGCTCGTCATCGCAAGGGTGCGCGAGAACCCTTTGGCGTTCCAGCCGAATTCGCCGGCGAAATTGTTCGCCTTGTAGAATTGCTCCCCCATGTTGCCAAAGAGGAAACGCGCGATTTGCATGCGTTGCTCCGTGCTGGCGAGGCTCAGCCCGTTGCCACCGGCCAGCAAGCCATACATCAGGGCGGTGGAATAATCGCCCTGCCGGTAGTAGCTGACGGCCTTGACGGAGTCTGCTGCGAAACCGAGGCGGCCCGCCATGTGCAGGCTGTGGTGCAAGGTGTGGGTGCTCGCGGCCCCCATTGCCTTCAAGAGCATGTAGCCTTCCGCCGTGAACAGGCTGTTGCCGACAATCCCCAGAACGTGCTTTTCCTTGAAACCTTCCTGCGTGATTGCCAGCGAATGGTAGGCGATGCCCGCCATGCCGCCGTATCTGGTTACCATCTGCAATGATCCCAGCAGGCCGAAATGGCCGATCGACCGCGCAGTCGGCAGCAGCGACTTGGTGCTGTCTCCCATCGTGGTCACGAGCGGCAGCTTGAGCTTATGAGACATCTCAAGGGCCACGAACCTGGTGTCGAGCATCGCGTTCAGCATCACGCCCCAGGCGTTCATCTCCTTGGCCTGGTATTTTGTCTTGTTGGCGTAGAAGTTGGCCTTCTGCTTCACGGAATCCCAGAAATTGGGGGTCTTGCCGCACAGGCCATCCGGATCGTGCTTGGTGATCGGGTTGCCGCCGACATAGGCAAACAGGTTCGGCCCATCGGCCGGGCCAGCCGGGTCCGGGCTGGTCCAGCGCCCCATCCACGGAATGTAGGCGCGCTGGCCCATCCGGTAGAGACCGGAGCCGAGATCCACTTCCTTCTGGGCGAACCTGTATCGCTTTGCCTGCGTCTGGCTCGTGGCCCCACTCGCGGACACCCAAAGGGCGTCGGATCCATAGGGCAGATATTCCTGCACATCGACCAGGGTTCCCGCCTGGTCGAGCCGGGCGGCGACAGAGGTGAGGTGATCTTCGAGCTGGTATTGGGCAATTGTGCTGCCGGTGCCTGCGGGGGTGCGAAGCTGCAGGGCGAGACGTTCGTTCAGCATGACCTGCACCGAGATCTCGCTGACCGGTCCCGGTGCGCCGTTGGCGATGGGGCGGGTTATGATCGCGTCATCCAGATAGAGCGTTTCGACCGTTGTCCCATCGGGCGCGACGGCGACCTTGCGCAACCGCTCACGCCCATTTGAAAACTGCCCCCAGGTGTCGGTCTTTTTCGTGCCATCCACCCGCTCCGTATGGGCAGCGTTGCCGAAGAAGTCGTAATCGAGGGTCAAGTCGCTTGTCGGAGACAGCAGGTTTCCGCCTGCATCGTAGAAATCGTCCGGCGTTCCGGTGCCGGTGATCATCCCGCGCAGCACCCCGTGATTGGAACTGAGGGAGATGGCGATGTCCTGCTGCCAGCTGGATGCGGCCGCGGCATAGGCGATCGCGGTCAGGTTGGTGGCGTGGTCATAGGTGAAGCGTTGCTCGTAGCGCTCCAGTTCGATGCTCGATGCGGGCAGCGCGGGCGGCGTGTGGGATGCGTTCTGGCCGAGCCCTTTCGCGGCGCGGCCTGTCGCGGTCATAAGGCGATAGAGCGAGTCAAAGACATAGGCTGAATCGCCGGAGGTGGCCGAGGCGTCGCCTGGCACGGGCAGCGCGTTCATCTGGGACGTGACGTTGCCGACCGGATCATAGGCATAGCTGAGATCCTGCACGACCTCTTGCGCCGCTGTCGTGGTGTGAATGGAGGTGAGGCGCAGGGTGGTCGGCTCAAAGCCGCGTTCCACCAGGGCGCCGTTGCCAAGCGGCATTTTCGAGACGCGTCCGTTGGCGGCATAGAGCATCGGGCCCGCCACCATCTGGACATTGGTGGATCCGGGAAGTGTCAGCGCGATCGCCTTGAGCCAGCCATTGGGATAGAGCGCATAGGCGATCCGGGTGCCGTCGGGCGCGAGCGCGCCAATGGTGTTGCCGTCGCCGTCATAGGTGAAGGTGGTGGTCCAGACCGTCGGGTCGAGCGCCACGGTTGACGGTGTCGTCCAGTCGGCAGGCTGCGTCCAGTCGGCCACATATTGGCGGGCATGGCTGAATGGATCGCCCGACAGGCTGTACCTGTCGATCACCTGAATGCTCGCCTGATCATAGCTTTCGATCACCCGGTTGACCGTGTTGGCGGAGGGGGCGGAGCCATAGACGAACCGGGCGAAGGTCAGCGAAAGACCGTTGCCGATGACGCCCTGCGTCAGGGGGCGGCGGCCCGGATCGTAGCGGGTGGAAATCCGGTAGCCGCGTGGCGTCCAAACCTCCACCGGATTGCCCAGCGCATCGGTGAGCGTCAATCGCGGGGTTCCGGTTGCTCCCGGCGGAAGGGGGACGTTGCCCGCATCCGCATCGGCGCGCGAGATCGCGGTCCCGCCCATGTCGTAGATGGAGAGCGCGTCGAAATAGCTGGGGCGCGCCGGATCCGCAGCGTTGAAGAAGCGCGGATTGGAGGTGGCGAGTTCCCGCTCCTGCGGGTCGAGCCAACGCAGGGCGGTGAGTGGCTCAGGCTGGGCGCCGGAATGGTCGACCAGCAGGCTGCGGCTAGCAATCGTGCGGCCGCGCACATCGAGCATGCTTGTCAGCGGCGTGTCTTCGAAAACCGCCGCCTGTTCCAGCGCGGCGCGTTCGGGTTCGGGAAGGGTCGGGTTTGAAATGTTCGCCTTGTAATAGGGTGACTGCGTCACCGTATCGTCCGCATCATATTGGTCCGTCTGCCATATGGCGTGGACGTTGCGGGTCAGGAACCCCTTGGCGGTGAGCGTCCCGATCTCCCGGCCGAGGGGGTCGTATTTCAGGGTGTCGTGCGGCTGCACAGGCTGGAGCACGAAGCCGGGCGTGTCGGTGAGATAGGGCAGGTAACGTATACCGACCTTGCCGCGGCTGTCGAAACGCACCCGGTCGGAGACGAGCCAGTTGGCCTCCTGCGCATTGGCCATGCGCAATTTCGGCATTTGGGGGGGATGAAGGGCCAGAGGCGGTGTGCCGCTCACCAGGCTTGCCGTGCCGAGTGCGCGCTGCGAGGCGTCGAAATAGCCGATGGATACGTCATAGGCGGCGTTCGTGGCGCTCGGGGACGGGGCGCCGGTTTCGGGGTTGGCAAAAAGCCTTCGGCGCACCATGACCGTGTGCGGGGGCATGGAGGTCGCCGGGTCCCATTGCAGGTTTTCCAGCGCGTAACTGCCGGCATTCTGGAGATACTTCGCCGGATCCGCCAGAAGCTCCGTGGTTGTGGGCACAGGCAGGGGCGTATAGTCGGCAAGCGGGTCGTCGCCGACCTTTTTCCCGCCCTCCTCACCATACTGGCAGGTCACCATCACCTGTCCCAGCGGGTCAAAGAGCGCCTCCGCCGTGTTGTCGTTCACATCGACGATGCGCGCAGGCTGGGAAGATTGCACGTCCCACGTGATATGGGCGGTGAACCCCATCTGGTCGGTGCGCTTGATCTGGAAGAGGCAGGTCTCATCATAGGTGACGGAAACCTCGTGGCCGAAGGGATCCGTCGTGACGCTCAGAAGATAGAAGCCGTCCGCATCGAGATAGCGCGCGACATCGCGCCAGTTCCACCAGTAGCCGTCCTGCTTCCGGTAGCCGGCGATTGTCTCCATCAACGTGTCGTCGACCTTGGTGCCAAAGACCCGGTCGACCAGGCTCTGCGGGAAAACCGCGACCTGTTGATGGTGCTCCAGCGGAACCGGTGCAACCTGTTGAAGCGGCAGGGCGTCATCAAGGGCGGCATTCACATAGAGATCCTGCTGCCATGACTGGGGGATTGCCTGAACTGTGCCCGCGACCGGATTGGCGCCGTAGGGCACGACATTCTGCATGGCCTCGCTCGCGAGGCTTTGCGCCTGGGAAAAGCTCAGCAACGCGCCCGGCTCGACAAAGCCAGTGATCTGGAACATTTGCCTTTCAAAGGCGAGACCCACAAGGTGACCCGCCCCGGCTGTCGTGCCCGTGACCGGCGCGCTCGTCGTGCCTGACGTGTTTTCGTACTGACCCTCGATCACATTGATGAAGGCGGCGCAGTCGAGATCGATCTGGGCCGCGTCCTGGCCGGGCAGCAGCGGATCGGCGCCGGTCTTCTGCCGGTTCGCATAAAAGACCTTGAGCGATTGGAGGGGCTGACCGAAGCGGTCTGTCGTCACGTTCAGAACGTGGGCAAGGCGCGGTTGCGCGTCGGGATCGGCTTCGAAGGTGCTTTCAAGGCTCTCCGACTGGTTCACGCGGAAGACGGCGTAATTTCCGAACAGTGGTGGTTGCAGCATGTCCAGCGCGTAGGTGGACTGAGACGCGTCATAAGGTGTGGTCAGGGCGTCGCCATCGCCATCCAGCCCGCGCTTTTCCTCCCTGTAGGGGCGTCCGACGAGTGCCACATGCGCCTGTCGCACGGCATCGGCTCCCGCGGCATAGATCGCGCCGGGCAGTGTGGGCGGGGGAAGCGGATAGCCATCGTGATAGGCCTTGCCGGCGAGATCTTCGGCGATGCGATCCGCGGTCTCGAAAGCCCCGGTGTGGCTCCATTGCCGTGTCTGCAAGGGAGCGGCCTCGCTGGCGCCAACCTGTGCGGCGATCAGCCTCCGGCTTCGCGATCTTGAGGAAAAATGCCAGTCGCGTGAGGCCAGGACGGGATGGTCCTGCGACTGCACATAGGCAAACCCGCGAAAGGCGCGCGAGATCGGATCGTAATAGGCATCTCGATATTGATAGACGGTGGTGCGCGCGCTTTGCGAGATCGGATCGTTCACGATCACTTCCACCAGCACCTGCGGATTTTGTTCCAGCGCGGTGACCCAAGGGGCTCCGGCCGCGCGGTCGGCAAGCGCGAAATCGGATGCCGGGCGATAGGCCAGCTCCGTCTCTGCGCCCATTCCGTTTGCGTAGCTGCACAGCATGTAGGGCTTGGCGTGCGATGCCAGTGACAGAAACTGCTGGCGCGGGGCGGGGCGGTTCTGATCCACCACCAGTCCGGACAGTCCCAGACCGAGAATGTCGCCCGCGCTGATGCCATCGATCCGGGTGAACCCGTCCGGCAGGGCAAAACGGCGGGGGGCGGAAAAGCCGTTGCCGAATTCGTTGAAGGCGATGTTGATGCCGTCGGCATGCGCGATGATGAGATCCGCGCACCCATTGCCCGTGACATCGGCGAACTGGATCTGATCGGCGCTTGCGTTTTTAAGACCCGAAGGTGCGCCCGGCAGCGTGATTGGGGCGGCGAAGGTGCCGTTTCCCAGCGACGGCCAGACGCGCACCCCGCCGTTCCACACATGGACGATATGGGCGAGCCCGTCTCCGAAGATGTTGGCAAAGCCCGCAAAAAGATACTCCGCATCGGAGCTGTAGAAGGGCAGGGCTTCGGGCGTCTCCACGCGGTGGGGGGCGTTGTAGCCGTCAGCGCCCTTGGACATGGCGACCTGCCACCCGCTACCGTCGCCGCATAGCACATCGGTGCGGCCCGATCCGTTGAGATCGAGAAGGCGGGCCTTGGGATCGAGAAGCACAGTGGGAACCGCGGGCAGCGGCTGAAACGGACCCCAGTCCTGCTGCAGGCGGTTTGGAAAGAAGCCCGTCATGCCGGGCGTGATCACCATGAGATCGCTCCGCCCGTTGCCCTCCACATCGTTCAGCACCACGCGGCGGGGCGAAAGGGTGCGGGCATTGGGGAATTCCGGCGGCGGTTGCCCGGGCTGGTAGCGCCCCTTGCCAAGTGGGCGCCAATAGATGACATCCGGCCCGCCGCTTGTCAGGAAGCCCGTCAGTCCGTCGCCGTAAAGGTCGACCATCTGCAACGAGCCGTCGGCGAGATTGCCGCTCAGGGGCCGCCCGTTGTCGCTCGAGATCGGACCGAAGGCGGCCGTGTCCGGCGAAATCCCCGTGTAGTCGAACCGGACTTTCGGCATCGCCTTGGATTGCGCCGTGCCCGCCGCGTTGTGCCGCCATCCTGTGTGGCGCAGGGAGATCATACGGGAGGGGACCGCCCCCAGCAGGCCGGCATCCCGGTCGGCCTCGTCGCAATAGTCGAAGGACAGGACATCGGTGACCAGAGGCGAGCCGGCGAGGGTCTGGGGGAAATTGCAAGCGATCAGAACGGCTTGGCAGCGCCGGTTTGTGCGGATCTCGAAGCCGGCGCGATAGCTGGAAGAGGGATCGGGCCTGAGGCTCCAGGCGCGCACGGGATCGATTGTAGGGGGATCGAGATCGCGGGACCCGTAATCGAGGATGACCATATGGCAGAAGTCGGCCACGGCGGCGTCCGGCGTCGGATTGCCGTACCAGACGCGGTCGAGATATCGCTGGGCGGTGGAGGCGGGCGGCGATCCGGCCGGGAGCCCGGCACTGTCTTCCGCCTTGTAGGTGTAGACGATGCGATTGCCCTTGAGGTCGATCTCCTCGCACAGGAGCCAGCGGAAGATCCGCTTCGGATCGCTCGGATCGAAGACGCGGGCTCGCGGGGACTGTCCGAAAATCCGCACCCCGCCATCTGCGTCGGTGACCTTCCAGTGGCTTGTCCCGGTCGCCTCCTCGCTCCAAAGCTCAATAACGTCGTTGGGGCCTTCGACGCGGCGCAGGTAGGTGCGCACCAGAAATGTCTGGCCTTGTAGCGTCTCGCGTCGTTCAACACGCTGCCACGCGTTGCCCGATTGCGCGTATTTCGGCACAAGATAGTCGTTGTCGAAGATCAGCGTGTCCGTGTCATCATAGGCAGGCGGGCCGGTGAAGGTGGAGCGCGTGAAGGACGAGGGGGTCAGGGTGAAGCCCATCCCGAAGACGCCGTTTCCTGCGCCGCTGGAATAGCTGAGCGCGATGGACGGCTTGAGGCCACGGGCCTCCGGCATGGGCAGCGGAAAGGTGAGTTCGGCGGTCCCCGTGAAGCCGTTGGGGGTGAACGTTTCGCCATAGCCGAGCGAGCCTCCGGCATTCGGCAGGCTGAGTTCCGGCAGTTCGATGGTCGAGCCGCCGGTTCCCGCAGAAGAGCCTCCTTGCGAGGATGCGCCGCGCTGTGCGGTCTTCTCTCTGCCTCCTGATACCGTCGCCGTACTCATGTCTCACCCCTCCATCGCCATGCGGTCGTGCCTGATCAGCCTTGGTAAGGGGGGTAGCTGAAGGTCTGGACCGTCGGATCGGGGGAGAGCTTGTCGCCGCCATACGATTTCAGGTTCGACACGGTCAGCGTGTAGAGGGTGCTGTCGTCGAGACGTTGATCCAGCGTCAGGACCACCGCCTTCGGGTCGGATTTGGGAATTCCCGCGCTGACCACAGAAATGCCCGGCGTCAGGTCGTAATTTGCGACGTCGTCGGCCAAAGCCGGATCCAGCGGTTCGGAGAAATGCAACGCGATCAGGGCAGCCTGAAGAACCTCCAGCTTGTCGAGTTCGAGATAGGTCCGGGGCTTGCCGCAAGCCGGCTGGTTGCCGCCGACAAAGCCGACTTGGGCGCTTTCGTAGCGGCAATCGAGCGAAGGAGCGGCACATGGGTCCACCGGATCGCCGCTGCCATGGGCGGGGGAGACCAGATCGAACAGGGTCTTCCATTGGGCCAGGGCGGCTTGCGAATTGGGGAGGAAGCTGGCTGGCGACCAGATGTTGCGGGCATAGTAGCCGAATGCCGAAAAATCCGCCTCGGCCACACAGCTTATCGAGCTGTCGGGATGCGACGGATCCTCTCCGAAAGCCGCGATGCAGTGGCAAAGGGCCATCAACAGGCCTTCCTCCTGCAGGGCTTTCTGTCGCGCAAGCCCCCCATGAAGATAAACGTCGAGCCCGCTCCAGAAACACTTCTGGCGGCCATCGATATTCGCGTTCATGGACGTGTCGTCATAGGTGATCGACACCGCTGGATAAAAGCCCTTGAGCAGAGAGATGGACCGCCTCACGCGGTCTTTGACCACGGGGTCATTGGCGGGAAGCAGGTCGCCATTGGCCAGAATGTCCTGAGCCTGTTTCGGCGTGAACATGTGCGAGACAGTGCGCGAGAAAGCTGGGTCCGCCCCTTCGCTGGAGGTCATGCGGAACGTGCCGCCACCGGCAAGACGAACCGGCAGTCCCTCCGCGGGCTCCTTGGCGCGCGGTGGCGCCTTCATGTCCGCCTCCAGGCCGTGGAAATCTGCTTGCACCGTGAAATCGCCCACCACGAGGCCGCCAATGCTGTAAAGCCGTTCGTGAGGCGCCAACTCGCCTTCGAAACTCAGGCTGGGCGGGTGAGGGGCCTCGTGCCCATGTCCGACCGCGAGGACCGTAAGGGGGTGGCTTTCCGCTGACAGCAGCCTGTCTCCGGGGGCGAGGTGTTCGGCCAGAACGAACTGCCCATCATGGAGCAGCACGGGCTGGGCGGCACCGACAATGGCTTCGCCGGGAGCCCCGTCCGTGCGGATCAGGACGGTTTCGCCGACCGCCGTTTCCAGCGCCTGAACCATGTCGAGGCGGGCTTCGGTCCAGGTCAGATGCGGGGCCCCGTCTGCGCGCCGCAGTGTTGCACGCGGGATCGTTTGCGCAGCCGTCGCGTCGGCGAGAAAACAGCAGCAATAGGCCGCCATCATGCCCCAGTTTGGGTCCTGATCGTGAAGGTTCGTGCAGACCGTGATGATCTCCGGATCGAAGACCTGTTGCCCGGTGGCTCTGTTTTCACAGATGATGATACTGACGGGAGTGCCGACCGGTTGGTCCTTGCACATCGTGTGTACGGGCGACAGTTTTTTCGCCTCCGCGCAGATGATGGGGTTGGCGATCGGGCTAAGGCCCGCTTTTTTCAGACGTTCCTTGCAGGATTCAATCGTGTAAGCGGCGGTCATGGCGCATCTCCTGTTCGCTTGGGCAGGGCCTGACGTCCCGCGCCTTGGGGCCGGGCGCTTTCTGCTCATGTCGAGAAGGGGATCGGCCGGGTGTGCCGGCCGATCCGCTGGACGTCAGCTCGCGGCTTCGAAATCCGCAGAACTGCGCGCCGGGTCGAGGGGCGTGTCATAGATCGATTTCAGGTTCGCCGCCGTGACCGTGTAGGTCTTGCCCTTCTCCGGCGCTTCGGCCAGTTCCAGGGTGACAAGGAAGTTCTTCATCGGGTCGAGAGTGGCGGAAACGACGTCGATGGCCGGATCGAGGGTGTAATTCGCGA is a window encoding:
- a CDS encoding SpvB/TcaC N-terminal domain-containing protein; this encodes MSTATVSGGREKTAQRGASSQGGSSAGTGGSTIELPELSLPNAGGSLGYGETFTPNGFTGTAELTFPLPMPEARGLKPSIALSYSSGAGNGVFGMGFTLTPSSFTRSTFTGPPAYDDTDTLIFDNDYLVPKYAQSGNAWQRVERRETLQGQTFLVRTYLRRVEGPNDVIELWSEEATGTSHWKVTDADGGVRIFGQSPRARVFDPSDPKRIFRWLLCEEIDLKGNRIVYTYKAEDSAGLPAGSPPASTAQRYLDRVWYGNPTPDAAVADFCHMVILDYGSRDLDPPTIDPVRAWSLRPDPSSSYRAGFEIRTNRRCQAVLIACNFPQTLAGSPLVTDVLSFDYCDEADRDAGLLGAVPSRMISLRHTGWRHNAAGTAQSKAMPKVRFDYTGISPDTAAFGPISSDNGRPLSGNLADGSLQMVDLYGDGLTGFLTSGGPDVIYWRPLGKGRYQPGQPPPEFPNARTLSPRRVVLNDVEGNGRSDLMVITPGMTGFFPNRLQQDWGPFQPLPAVPTVLLDPKARLLDLNGSGRTDVLCGDGSGWQVAMSKGADGYNAPHRVETPEALPFYSSDAEYLFAGFANIFGDGLAHIVHVWNGGVRVWPSLGNGTFAAPITLPGAPSGLKNASADQIQFADVTGNGCADLIIAHADGINIAFNEFGNGFSAPRRFALPDGFTRIDGISAGDILGLGLSGLVVDQNRPAPRQQFLSLASHAKPYMLCSYANGMGAETELAYRPASDFALADRAAGAPWVTALEQNPQVLVEVIVNDPISQSARTTVYQYRDAYYDPISRAFRGFAYVQSQDHPVLASRDWHFSSRSRSRRLIAAQVGASEAAPLQTRQWSHTGAFETADRIAEDLAGKAYHDGYPLPPPTLPGAIYAAGADAVRQAHVALVGRPYREEKRGLDGDGDALTTPYDASQSTYALDMLQPPLFGNYAVFRVNQSESLESTFEADPDAQPRLAHVLNVTTDRFGQPLQSLKVFYANRQKTGADPLLPGQDAAQIDLDCAAFINVIEGQYENTSGTTSAPVTGTTAGAGHLVGLAFERQMFQITGFVEPGALLSFSQAQSLASEAMQNVVPYGANPVAGTVQAIPQSWQQDLYVNAALDDALPLQQVAPVPLEHHQQVAVFPQSLVDRVFGTKVDDTLMETIAGYRKQDGYWWNWRDVARYLDADGFYLLSVTTDPFGHEVSVTYDETCLFQIKRTDQMGFTAHITWDVQSSQPARIVDVNDNTAEALFDPLGQVMVTCQYGEEGGKKVGDDPLADYTPLPVPTTTELLADPAKYLQNAGSYALENLQWDPATSMPPHTVMVRRRLFANPETGAPSPSATNAAYDVSIGYFDASQRALGTASLVSGTPPLALHPPQMPKLRMANAQEANWLVSDRVRFDSRGKVGIRYLPYLTDTPGFVLQPVQPHDTLKYDPLGREIGTLTAKGFLTRNVHAIWQTDQYDADDTVTQSPYYKANISNPTLPEPERAALEQAAVFEDTPLTSMLDVRGRTIASRSLLVDHSGAQPEPLTALRWLDPQERELATSNPRFFNAADPARPSYFDALSIYDMGGTAISRADADAGNVPLPPGATGTPRLTLTDALGNPVEVWTPRGYRISTRYDPGRRPLTQGVIGNGLSLTFARFVYGSAPSANTVNRVIESYDQASIQVIDRYSLSGDPFSHARQYVADWTQPADWTTPSTVALDPTVWTTTFTYDGDGNTIGALAPDGTRIAYALYPNGWLKAIALTLPGSTNVQMVAGPMLYAANGRVSKMPLGNGALVERGFEPTTLRLTSIHTTTAAQEVVQDLSYAYDPVGNVTSQMNALPVPGDASATSGDSAYVFDSLYRLMTATGRAAKGLGQNASHTPPALPASSIELERYEQRFTYDHATNLTAIAYAAAASSWQQDIAISLSSNHGVLRGMITGTGTPDDFYDAGGNLLSPTSDLTLDYDFFGNAAHTERVDGTKKTDTWGQFSNGRERLRKVAVAPDGTTVETLYLDDAIITRPIANGAPGPVSEISVQVMLNERLALQLRTPAGTGSTIAQYQLEDHLTSVAARLDQAGTLVDVQEYLPYGSDALWVSASGATSQTQAKRYRFAQKEVDLGSGLYRMGQRAYIPWMGRWTSPDPAGPADGPNLFAYVGGNPITKHDPDGLCGKTPNFWDSVKQKANFYANKTKYQAKEMNAWGVMLNAMLDTRFVALEMSHKLKLPLVTTMGDSTKSLLPTARSIGHFGLLGSLQMVTRYGGMAGIAYHSLAITQEGFKEKHVLGIVGNSLFTAEGYMLLKAMGAASTHTLHHSLHMAGRLGFAADSVKAVSYYRQGDYSTALMYGLLAGGNGLSLASTEQRMQIARFLFGNMGEQFYKANNFAGEFGWNAKGFSRTLAMTSARNWLGAGLVASVFVYQDYIKKRVIPNDLD
- a CDS encoding Ig-like domain-containing protein, whose translation is MTAAYTIESCKERLKKAGLSPIANPIICAEAKKLSPVHTMCKDQPVGTPVSIIICENRATGQQVFDPEIITVCTNLHDQDPNWGMMAAYCCCFLADATAAQTIPRATLRRADGAPHLTWTEARLDMVQALETAVGETVLIRTDGAPGEAIVGAAQPVLLHDGQFVLAEHLAPGDRLLSAESHPLTVLAVGHGHEAPHPPSLSFEGELAPHERLYSIGGLVVGDFTVQADFHGLEADMKAPPRAKEPAEGLPVRLAGGGTFRMTSSEGADPAFSRTVSHMFTPKQAQDILANGDLLPANDPVVKDRVRRSISLLKGFYPAVSITYDDTSMNANIDGRQKCFWSGLDVYLHGGLARQKALQEEGLLMALCHCIAAFGEDPSHPDSSISCVAEADFSAFGYYARNIWSPASFLPNSQAALAQWKTLFDLVSPAHGSGDPVDPCAAPSLDCRYESAQVGFVGGNQPACGKPRTYLELDKLEVLQAALIALHFSEPLDPALADDVANYDLTPGISVVSAGIPKSDPKAVVLTLDQRLDDSTLYTLTVSNLKSYGGDKLSPDPTVQTFSYPPYQG